One genomic window of Trichomycterus rosablanca isolate fTriRos1 chromosome 1, fTriRos1.hap1, whole genome shotgun sequence includes the following:
- the c1h11orf98 gene encoding uncharacterized protein C11orf98 homolog translates to MAPGGKINRPKTELGKKLFKRRRLLTKQKRKTPRIVGAVVDEGLITKHHLKKRSSSSRANITLSGKKRRKLLKQLRHMENEKSTMQVKIEPQKKSTSADKTKKTKTANVEMMDME, encoded by the exons ATGGCTCCAGGTGGGAAGATCAACAGACCCAAAACT GAATTGGGGAAAAAGCTCTTCAAGAGGCGAAGGCTTTTGACCAAGCAGAAAAGAAAAACTCCTCGCATTGTTGGAGCAGTGGTGGATGAAGGACTCATAACAAAACATCACCTGAAAAAGAGAAG CTCAAGCTCAAGAGCAAACATTACCCTATCTGGAAAGAAAAGACGAAAACTGCTGAAGCAGCTGCGCCATATGGAAAATGAAAAATCAACCATGCAAG TTAAGATAGAGCCACAGAAGAAATCGACCTCTGCTGACAAAACGAAGAAAACAAAAACTGCTAATGTGGAAATGATGGATATGGAATAA